The Thermoplasma acidophilum DSM 1728 genome includes a window with the following:
- a CDS encoding sulfite oxidase-like oxidoreductase, translating to MERVTVKNPGQRYISNFIIYDALGEPEIDLKKWRLCVEGLVKEKKCYSFDDLERMPHINYTADFNCVTKWSIKDVVWEGPSLSALIRESDPDQRAKWIMFWSADGYSTPVPLEYALSDRSLIAIKMNGSHLKRENGFPARPFIPDLYGWKSAKWLTSIELIEDYKDGYWEQYGYHEVGRVEDEERFKGFTWRSIRRNSRRSD from the coding sequence AATATATGATGCACTAGGAGAACCGGAGATAGATCTCAAAAAGTGGAGACTTTGCGTTGAAGGTTTGGTCAAGGAGAAGAAATGCTACAGTTTCGATGATCTGGAAAGGATGCCGCACATAAACTACACAGCGGATTTTAACTGCGTTACCAAGTGGTCAATAAAGGATGTTGTGTGGGAAGGCCCGTCACTATCGGCACTCATAAGGGAAAGTGATCCGGATCAGAGGGCGAAATGGATTATGTTCTGGTCTGCGGACGGTTATTCCACGCCGGTGCCATTGGAATACGCCTTATCAGACAGATCCCTAATTGCCATAAAGATGAATGGATCCCATCTGAAGAGGGAGAACGGATTTCCTGCAAGGCCATTCATACCGGATCTCTATGGCTGGAAGAGCGCTAAATGGCTCACTTCTATTGAACTCATAGAGGATTACAAGGACGGATACTGGGAACAGTATGGATACCATGAGGTGGGCCGTGTGGAAGATGAGGAACGTTTCAAGGGATTCACCTGGAGGAGCATAAGGCGAAACTCACGGAGATCAGACTGA
- a CDS encoding MFS transporter has protein sequence MVYRSSVASFLRRFLRGQGTTEQRVMDLSIGDGALWSIYSSITSPYIVPLAILMIGSSAPVGFITGIPVIAVPFSQIAAYRLLRRMDDLKAITIITTFLDRIPWIIIAILIFIHTRYFLYLLLGLLLMRSFFASFSGTTWTLWIPGMISEKNRDGYFSTRNMVMKAFGIVGYLIAIAIFISVDGYRFDYFLMFVISFIFSALSISIMRFIPSAKVRDVYSTSSTGSTELEFILAVLVLSIVGFAYYFSQPYITLYLLGRPYLNLGSTVYTAVLIASGILYILSQKLGKIMSMRTGYLVTILITAASLAVLFLILYSMRGPFYVMAIVILMSIPFSVYSLASFNMMVSRSSGENRVKRTAYYTLSNSVALSAGPIVGNIAYDYVNDVHTMFLLSALILTVSIPLSIYLGRLGTTHSV, from the coding sequence ATGGTATATAGATCCAGTGTTGCAAGCTTTCTTCGCCGTTTCTTGAGAGGGCAGGGAACAACGGAGCAGCGGGTTATGGATCTCTCAATAGGCGACGGAGCGCTCTGGTCCATATACAGTTCCATAACTTCACCATATATAGTGCCGCTGGCCATCCTCATGATAGGGTCATCGGCGCCAGTAGGCTTCATCACCGGCATTCCTGTAATAGCAGTGCCGTTTTCACAGATTGCTGCTTACAGGTTATTACGCCGTATGGATGATCTGAAGGCTATAACAATCATAACAACGTTTCTCGATAGAATTCCCTGGATCATAATTGCAATTCTCATTTTCATCCACACCCGCTATTTTCTCTACCTTTTGCTTGGCCTGCTGCTTATGAGAAGCTTTTTTGCCTCTTTCTCTGGAACAACATGGACTCTCTGGATACCTGGAATGATAAGCGAGAAGAACAGGGATGGTTATTTCTCGACAAGGAACATGGTAATGAAGGCGTTCGGCATAGTAGGCTATCTGATAGCCATTGCTATCTTCATATCAGTTGATGGATACAGATTTGACTACTTCCTGATGTTCGTAATATCATTCATATTTTCTGCGCTTTCCATAAGCATAATGAGGTTCATACCCTCGGCAAAGGTTAGGGATGTATATTCAACATCATCAACAGGATCGACGGAACTGGAGTTCATCCTTGCTGTGTTGGTCTTATCAATTGTGGGATTCGCTTACTATTTTTCACAGCCTTACATAACGCTTTATCTCCTCGGAAGGCCATATCTCAATCTGGGATCAACGGTGTACACGGCCGTGCTGATAGCCAGTGGGATACTATACATACTATCACAGAAGCTGGGAAAGATCATGTCCATGCGAACCGGGTATTTGGTGACCATATTGATCACCGCAGCATCGCTGGCTGTGCTCTTCCTCATACTCTATTCGATGAGAGGCCCATTCTATGTTATGGCCATCGTAATTCTCATGTCCATACCGTTTTCCGTGTATTCACTTGCATCCTTCAACATGATGGTAAGCAGATCCTCTGGAGAAAACAGGGTAAAGAGGACGGCCTATTATACACTATCAAACAGCGTTGCCTTATCTGCAGGGCCAATAGTTGGGAACATCGCCTACGACTATGTTAACGATGTGCACACGATGTTTCTGCTTTCTGCGTTGATTCTAACCGTCTCAATACCGCTTTCCATATACCTTGGAAGGCTTGGAACAACTCATTCAGTCTGA
- a CDS encoding glycoside hydrolase family 13 protein — protein MIDIEIGGDAPFFRKIKVHLGKIDASTAYVEGTFNCQGEGSIVLEGNSESTDEVDGLVPDKYEFRIALDQYRFLRNSQSRSNMFQVSLWLDAVYHDPDLSQFSCILDDRLMDIRIAVPKQVVSVRILTESEVKVVYSRRSSQATYDIVEFVISGVSGYAFEVDQVRYPDHGYYRSTKRINSEGNSKIMYHIFPDRFHRYGEDRPGLIKWGEKPSRDSFFGGNLEGIRQKIQYIKDLRVDHIYLNPLFKSKSNHRYDVDDYYSIDELLGTDQDLKNLVSDAHASGIKIVLDMVFNHTSTDFPAFRDVIEKGRNSPYYRWYIFHRDEFTVFRGRGKRGSYPSYETFMGYGGMPKLDHRNPEVRRYCINVLKYYVQKFDVDGFRYDVAHSIYSKFFEEVFSEIGTGILHIGEAWCLPTYLVNGSAWQSYTNYFLGGSIIDFLKGSITLGEFYDRVQRMLIVNGIEKQQAMMNVLDSHDTPRILRILNGDRKKVKLAYSILYLFDGIATIYYGDEVGLDGGKDPDDRRCFPWDSMDEDMHSFFMNLGDLREKYSLGSAGVITVFEDEASFVIEKVKAGRSISVHMAKNGRMKFPKDSLIAVRENQKEVKPWDFYIYLRTV, from the coding sequence ATGATTGATATTGAAATCGGCGGAGATGCGCCATTTTTCAGGAAGATCAAGGTGCATCTAGGCAAAATAGATGCAAGTACCGCTTATGTCGAAGGTACGTTCAACTGTCAGGGCGAGGGCAGCATAGTCCTGGAGGGGAACAGCGAATCGACAGATGAAGTGGATGGCCTCGTTCCAGATAAATACGAATTTAGGATAGCTCTCGATCAGTACCGGTTTCTGAGGAATAGCCAGTCAAGATCTAACATGTTCCAGGTATCATTATGGCTTGATGCTGTGTATCACGATCCTGATCTTTCTCAATTTTCCTGCATACTTGACGATAGGTTGATGGATATTAGGATAGCTGTGCCCAAGCAGGTGGTCTCGGTTCGTATTTTAACTGAATCGGAGGTTAAGGTGGTCTATTCCAGAAGATCATCCCAGGCGACCTACGACATTGTTGAATTTGTTATTTCAGGAGTATCTGGGTATGCCTTTGAGGTGGATCAGGTGAGATATCCGGATCATGGATACTACAGATCAACCAAAAGGATAAACTCAGAGGGTAACTCGAAGATAATGTACCATATATTCCCAGATCGTTTCCATCGTTATGGTGAAGATCGTCCGGGCCTCATAAAATGGGGCGAGAAGCCGTCTCGCGACTCATTCTTCGGCGGTAATCTGGAAGGTATAAGGCAGAAGATCCAGTATATCAAGGATCTCAGGGTGGATCACATATACCTGAATCCTCTATTCAAAAGCAAATCCAATCACAGGTACGATGTTGATGATTATTACAGCATCGATGAGTTGTTGGGTACGGATCAGGATCTGAAGAATCTCGTATCAGATGCCCATGCAAGCGGTATAAAAATAGTTCTTGATATGGTCTTCAATCACACTTCAACCGACTTCCCGGCCTTCAGAGATGTAATAGAGAAGGGCAGGAATTCACCTTATTACAGATGGTACATATTCCACAGGGATGAATTCACAGTATTCAGGGGAAGAGGAAAGAGAGGTAGTTATCCGTCCTATGAGACGTTCATGGGGTACGGAGGCATGCCGAAGCTTGATCACAGAAATCCTGAGGTGAGGCGATACTGCATAAATGTCCTGAAATATTATGTGCAGAAGTTCGATGTAGATGGATTCCGCTACGATGTGGCGCATTCCATATACAGCAAATTCTTCGAGGAGGTCTTCAGTGAGATCGGTACCGGAATTTTGCACATAGGGGAGGCGTGGTGCCTGCCCACCTACCTTGTGAACGGATCAGCATGGCAGAGCTATACAAATTATTTCCTAGGCGGATCCATCATCGATTTTTTGAAGGGATCGATAACGCTGGGAGAATTCTACGATAGGGTGCAGAGAATGCTGATCGTCAATGGTATAGAGAAACAGCAGGCCATGATGAATGTTTTGGATTCTCATGATACCCCAAGGATCTTAAGGATCCTGAATGGAGACAGGAAGAAGGTTAAGCTGGCCTACTCGATACTCTATCTGTTCGATGGTATAGCAACAATCTACTATGGCGATGAGGTTGGTCTGGATGGCGGAAAGGATCCGGACGACAGGAGATGCTTCCCGTGGGATTCTATGGATGAAGATATGCACAGCTTCTTCATGAACTTGGGTGATCTGAGAGAAAAATACAGTCTTGGATCAGCTGGCGTGATAACGGTCTTTGAGGACGAAGCATCATTCGTCATAGAGAAGGTCAAGGCTGGCAGATCCATATCCGTACATATGGCAAAGAATGGGCGCATGAAATTTCCGAAAGACTCATTAATCGCTGTGAGGGAGAATCAGAAAGAAGTCAAGCCATGGGATTTCTATATATATCTCCGTACAGTCTAA
- the proC gene encoding pyrroline-5-carboxylate reductase has translation METIAVIGAGTIGSAISISLAKAGYHVISTRRRPDLNAGLKAYGITVTSDNVQAVTSADMVILTLKPADLVSEMKKLSQILEGKIVVSMAAAVPIRVIRHILPRSFIVRSMTNIAAEVNAGYTPFCTLEEDEGKISFVSRVLGVFGETERVDEKYMDALTALSGSGPAYILTIIEAMMYGGLKVGLPRSIALKASYQTVMGSAKLLAMSGDHPSAIKEKVITPGGVTIDGIYELENGKIRTSIMKAIESSTLKARKISKDLFPEESDKN, from the coding sequence TTGGAAACCATAGCTGTGATAGGCGCAGGAACAATTGGATCGGCCATATCCATATCGCTTGCAAAGGCGGGTTATCATGTTATTTCCACAAGAAGAAGGCCGGATCTGAATGCAGGTCTCAAGGCATATGGCATTACGGTAACATCGGATAATGTTCAGGCCGTAACCTCGGCCGATATGGTTATACTGACGCTGAAGCCTGCTGATCTGGTTTCAGAGATGAAGAAGCTATCCCAGATCCTCGAGGGAAAGATCGTAGTTTCCATGGCCGCTGCAGTCCCCATTAGGGTGATACGTCACATCCTTCCCAGATCCTTCATAGTGAGATCGATGACGAACATAGCCGCTGAGGTCAATGCAGGCTACACACCTTTCTGCACCCTGGAAGAGGATGAAGGTAAGATCTCCTTCGTCAGCCGTGTACTGGGGGTGTTCGGGGAAACGGAGCGTGTAGATGAAAAATACATGGATGCGCTGACCGCACTGAGCGGCAGCGGGCCAGCCTACATACTGACCATAATAGAGGCCATGATGTATGGCGGCCTGAAGGTTGGTCTTCCGAGAAGCATTGCACTGAAGGCATCATACCAGACGGTAATGGGATCTGCAAAGCTGCTTGCCATGAGCGGCGACCATCCATCAGCAATAAAGGAGAAGGTCATAACGCCTGGCGGAGTCACCATTGATGGCATATACGAGCTTGAAAATGGCAAGATAAGGACATCGATAATGAAGGCCATAGAATCGTCAACGCTTAAGGCAAGAAAGATATCGAAGGATCTTTTTCCAGAAGAATCTGATAAGAATTGA
- the sdx gene encoding sulredoxin yields the protein MAWKRTVSVKALENAGGQIAVNVDGNVIFIARGKDGLHGLNAVCSHARCILGIFEEDTMTVRCSCHGARFEVTTGKMIEPPSVAPNAPMEKLGLKVYNVRDNAGFLEVDVD from the coding sequence ATGGCCTGGAAAAGGACGGTTTCAGTGAAGGCACTTGAAAATGCAGGCGGGCAAATAGCTGTCAACGTGGACGGAAACGTAATATTCATAGCCAGGGGAAAGGATGGCCTCCATGGCCTGAATGCAGTCTGCAGCCACGCCAGATGCATACTCGGAATTTTTGAGGAGGATACGATGACAGTCAGATGCTCGTGCCACGGTGCAAGGTTCGAGGTAACTACAGGAAAAATGATCGAACCACCTTCCGTTGCGCCAAACGCACCTATGGAAAAGCTTGGCCTTAAGGTCTACAACGTCAGGGATAATGCCGGTTTTCTTGAGGTTGACGTGGACTGA
- a CDS encoding MFS transporter, whose protein sequence is MMEYASSLTRKINVWSVYPGALVGWIMDAFNLSMMFLLVPVLANLFFPAHYGLAIVGTWSIYTTTFVFRPVGGFIFGRLGDRIGRKNTMFITLLGLGLITFATGFLPVYATIGIIAPILLFLFRAITGIFAGGEYGNGSSIIMESISGNRRGIWGAAVQSGYPIGYTLAASIFLYLHYVFPGSSFNVTGWRWMFWIGLIPAIIGLIIRIRMPESVLWEESVKKKNPLKRSFSPTIVYNVILGALAMTGIAWVYGLTLGFFPTVLSVHAFMKFPYFIYVVITAILISLLGYMASGYLSDIIGRRLTMVIFSSMAIILAIPLTYMIMGHYLGFTGALIFASIIAFVTTGVYGVIPSYLAEKFPTEMRSTGTGIGFNGGFILGNWSTVFLLLIVAFTSKAFYAWWGAFIIIGEIFILISAVLSKETKGVDLSNIKL, encoded by the coding sequence ATGATGGAATATGCATCTTCTCTAACAAGGAAAATAAATGTGTGGTCAGTGTATCCAGGTGCTCTGGTTGGTTGGATCATGGATGCATTCAACCTGAGCATGATGTTTCTCCTGGTTCCGGTGCTTGCCAATCTCTTCTTTCCGGCACATTATGGCCTCGCCATAGTCGGAACATGGAGCATATACACAACCACCTTTGTGTTCAGGCCTGTGGGCGGTTTCATATTCGGACGCCTCGGAGACAGGATCGGAAGGAAGAACACCATGTTCATAACGCTGCTCGGCCTCGGTCTTATCACGTTTGCCACAGGTTTCCTTCCAGTTTATGCCACCATAGGCATAATTGCACCGATCCTTCTCTTTCTGTTCAGAGCAATAACAGGCATATTCGCCGGTGGCGAGTATGGAAACGGTTCGTCGATCATAATGGAATCGATATCTGGCAATCGCAGGGGTATATGGGGCGCAGCCGTACAGAGTGGATATCCGATAGGCTATACACTGGCAGCTTCAATATTCCTCTATCTCCATTATGTATTTCCAGGATCAAGCTTCAACGTTACCGGATGGAGGTGGATGTTCTGGATAGGCCTCATACCAGCCATAATCGGCCTAATAATAAGGATAAGGATGCCGGAATCGGTGCTCTGGGAGGAAAGTGTAAAGAAAAAGAACCCTCTGAAAAGATCGTTTAGTCCGACGATAGTGTACAACGTAATACTTGGTGCGCTTGCGATGACGGGCATCGCATGGGTTTATGGCTTAACGCTTGGATTCTTCCCGACCGTACTGTCCGTACATGCTTTCATGAAGTTCCCGTATTTCATCTATGTGGTTATAACCGCTATATTGATCTCGCTACTTGGATACATGGCCTCTGGATATCTCAGTGATATCATTGGAAGAAGGCTCACAATGGTGATATTTTCATCGATGGCCATAATTCTTGCAATACCGCTGACTTATATGATAATGGGTCATTACCTCGGCTTCACAGGTGCCCTGATATTCGCCAGCATAATAGCATTCGTCACGACAGGTGTTTACGGTGTTATACCATCATACCTGGCTGAGAAGTTCCCGACCGAGATGAGGAGCACCGGCACAGGCATAGGATTCAACGGAGGCTTCATACTTGGCAACTGGAGCACCGTGTTCCTGCTCCTGATAGTGGCCTTCACCTCCAAGGCATTTTACGCATGGTGGGGAGCATTCATCATAATAGGCGAGATATTCATACTGATCTCTGCTGTGCTTTCAAAAGAAACAAAAGGCGTTGATCTGTCAAATATAAAATTATGA